CTTTGgcggttaaaattatttttgtacagCCTGTACTTAACTATGTATACAATCGGTCCTTTTCAGGACCACAATTTGTTTTAAcagaaaaagagaaataaattttaaataatacctaCATATCTTAGCCTATTAGACAATAAATATATCTAATTATTCAGCACGCTTAAGGCATGCGGCACCCACCAGTGGACTGAAGTCTACACttatagtaaaatatatattgtagtttatacaattcgttaatatatgtgtattatacaatcaataaaaacgCACAATATGACTTAAatctaaaagttttattttaaaaagagaaagaaactaCTAGAAAAGAAGcttcatatatacatatatttttttcaatcacacttcacgcaaataataaatacgaaattcttgtattttatatgtaagtggaatttcaacttttatttctatcatagatacataatgtatccacaaacatacatttttctccaataaatctgtttagaatatttttttgttgtttaaactATTGTCTTGGCCTAATATTTCtaatgaaaatttgcattcttCTTAAATGGTTTGGTCGTCCTGAAAAGGACGTTTGGGTTTATATATGAGTTTATGTACAAGCAGGTAAGATACAGGACCGCAATTAAATCTTTAAGCCTTCTTCTCGGTCTTCTTTGGCAACAGGACAGCCTGGATGTTGGGCAGAACGCCACCCTGAGCAATGGTGACACCAGAGAGCAGCTTGTTCAACTCCTCGTCATTGCGAATGGCCAACTGCAGATGACGGGGAATGATCCTAGTCTTCTTGTTGTCACGGGCAGCATTGCCAGCTAACTCGAGAACTTCAGCTGCCAGGTATTCCATAACGGCAGCCAGATAAACAGGAGCGCCGGCACCAACGCGTTCAGCATAGTTGCCTTTGCGGAGCAGACGGTGAATACGTCCAACGGGAAACTGAAGACCAGCACGATTCGATCGGGACTTTGCCTTTCCCTTCACTTTTCCACCCTTGCCACGgccagacatatttttttacttcacGTTTATTCACTTCACACACGAATATTGAACACAACTTCGGAACACCAATTTATACCTATGCGTTTGCCTTTGCGTTCCGTTGGGGGTAGGTCGTTTCTGATGAACATTTTGAATAGCAGACCTGAAAACCCTGCTCGAATAAAAGTACTAAAAACTGATCCaacaccaactttggtataagtggaagtgaagtgaattttaaagtaataatgccgccgaaaaccagtggaaaggcagccaagaaggctggcaaagctcagaaaaatataaccaagaacgataagaagaagaagcgcaaGAGGAAGGAAAGCTATGCCATCTACATCTACAAGGTTCTGAAGCAGGTCCACCCTGACACTGGAATTTCGTCTAAAGCTATGAGTATAATGAACAGCTTCGTGAACGATATCTTTGAGCGTATTGCTGCTGAGGCATCGCGTCTGGCGCATTACAACAAGCGCTCGACCATCACCAGTCGGGAAATCCAAACGGCTGTTCGCCTTCTCCTGCCTGGAGAGTTGGCCAAGCACGCCGTCAGTGAAGGAACCAAGGCTGTCACCAAGTATACAAGCTCCAAGTAGATTTCTCGCTTGATGGGCAGAATGATCGAAAAAAGGCCCTTTTCAGGGCCACAACATTATTTCATCAAAGACacccatttttcaataaaagtaaataaattaattgtttgaattagtttttgtaagaaactgaaatttaatttatgttgttttagtattaatatactatattataaataGCCAATTCGCGATCGCtattttaaatccaattaggatggatggaatttatatttatactgtattagcatttatataatatattatattcttatattaatacaattttcaaaattacgattgctattttgaatccaattaggatTAAGATACTCTTCTAAAATGTCAAGCTAagcaaaattgatattttttctctttaaaaaatgtattgtagccctgaaaagggcttgtttaatgtaattttagatatcgaaatctaaaattgcgattgcgaaactgtacaaatataatgcacattatcacaatttattttttcgctgccGTGGTCTTAGCTTTCGGCTTCTTTGCGGTAGTAGgagctggtgctttctttaccGTCTTCTTGGGCTTAGCGGATGCAGCTGGTTTAGCCTTTGGGGCTTTAGCTGCCTTTGGTTTCGCCGATGATGGCTTCACTTTTGTTGCTACTGTTTTAGCCTTAACGGTACCAGACTTCTTAGCGTCCTTTGCCTTGGCCTTCtcggttttcttcttttcagcTGTCTTCTTGGTAGCCAcggcttttttagttttcggcTTCTTGTCGGCAGCTCCCGCAGCCTTCTTAGTGGTGGCTCCGGTCTTCTTGGTCGATACCTTcttgcttttagtttttttctcaACAGAAGAAGGCTTCGGCTTGGGCTCCTTTTTGGCTGAAGCCGATAATTTAAAGGAACCAGAAGCACCCTTTCCCTTCGTCTGGATCAGCTTACCATTGGCCACAGCAGACTTCAGGTACTTCTTGATGAAAGGAGCCAGTTTCTGAGCATCGCACTTGTATGTGGCAATGATGTACTTCTTGATTGCTAGAAGCGAGGAGCCCCCACGCTCCTTCAAATTCTTAATTGAAGCGTCTACCATTTGTTGAGTTGGCGGATGCGATGGTGGTGCTGCGATCTTCTTCGCTTTTGTGGCAGCAGATCCAGTTGCCTTTTTGGCTGCTACTTTCTTCTCAGCCGGCGCCGGTGGAGCTGCCACAGGAGACGCAGATGTAGCTACTGCTGAATCAGACATTCTTTAAAtctttattcacaaaaataaactttttttatgcaaaaaatagCCCGCGAACCCACATCCAAAGTCCCTTGTTcggatgagaatcgaggaggagagcAGTTTGACTATGTGTTTGGCACAGTTCATTTGTGttacaaatgttttttcaaagggtgtaattatttttcattattttgttcttatgataataaaattaatgttttttttaattgcgtttgaatcttaaatattcaaaatttgaggAAAACCTTTCTCAGTTGCCGTATATAGATTCGATACTTGTTTTTGGGTACCCGAAAGTGCACGTTTACgttaatatcttaaatattttgcattaaaacgtcattaaaaatataaaattgttgtattttttgttaatttactactgaaagtcttaaattgaactttcaactaccagctatgcaaaacgtaactatatttttatgaagtatTCATGCTTAAATATAGCTTTTAAAATGACCCTTTCCTGGATAAAATGTGaactttcatttgacattaagaaactgttttcgtactaaaaaatattatttttctaaaataatgtaaattaaaatgtttaatattagaATAAATCTTATCTATTTCCCATTCTGCATatcttaaaaattctaaattcaTTTTCGTCTCAAAAATGGATTGTATATTTTCCACTGGTAGCTCGAAGGTATACGTTGAGGCTAGTAATTTATATTCTGAATGTGTTCATATTACCAATAAACTTTTCTTACTTAACTTTTAGTTACCATATTAAaacgcaaaaaataaactacaatttGTTCTTGGGACTAATGAATTTCATTTGACAATATATACACAATttactatattatttaataatatacaacttataaattagtttccaatagacaatatgtatattaaaaaaaaaaatgaaatgtaattcaacttttttataACAAGACCCTTCGACCCTTTGCCGCTTTtgtaaaaatcataataacattatttataaattattaataaatgattattttgatGATCCGCTGCTCACACAAGACCAGACATATTTTTGGTTcttcatatatgtatcttccaaataatgacaacagtgtatttcaatgtttattttgtaaacaattccttattcataaaaaaaacatgcttTTAAATGCttggatttattttagttataatatatatcctagcgttcgaaaaaatatttttttcagccttttaaacctaaaaataagttctgtaaaatcaaaatagtTATTCAAATCTCAgttaaaaaaagctttgtggtcctgaaaaggaccgattttttagtttaaatttaagggCTGCCAATTGACAATTGTTCAATTTAAGCGCGCTCTCCACGGATACGACGGGCCAGCTGGATGTCTTTGGGCATAATAGTAACACGCTTAGCATGGATGGCGCACAAATTGGTATCTTCAAACAGACCAACCAGATAGGCTTCGCTAGCTTCCTGCAAAGCCATCACAGCAGAGCTCTGGAAGCGCAAATCTGTCTTGAAATCCTGAGCTATTTCACGCACCAACCGCTGGAATGGCAGTTTACGGATCAACAGCTCAGTACTCTTCTGGTAGCGACGGATCTCACGGAGAGCCACAGTTCCGGGGCGATAGCGATGGGGCT
This genomic stretch from Drosophila bipectinata strain 14024-0381.07 unplaced genomic scaffold, DbipHiC1v2 scaffold_175, whole genome shotgun sequence harbors:
- the LOC108132098 gene encoding histone H2A: MSGRGKGGKVKGKAKSRSNRAGLQFPVGRIHRLLRKGNYAERVGAGAPVYLAAVMEYLAAEVLELAGNAARDNKKTRIIPRHLQLAIRNDEELNKLLSGVTIAQGGVLPNIQAVLLPKKTEKKA
- the LOC122321225 gene encoding histone H2B yields the protein MPPKTSGKAAKKAGKAQKNITKNDKKKKRKRKESYAIYIYKVLKQVHPDTGISSKAMSIMNSFVNDIFERIAAEASRLAHYNKRSTITSREIQTAVRLLLPGELAKHAVSEGTKAVTKYTSSK
- the LOC122321221 gene encoding histone H1-like; protein product: MSDSAVATSASPVAAPPAPAEKKVAAKKATGSAATKAKKIAAPPSHPPTQQMVDASIKNLKERGGSSLLAIKKYIIATYKCDAQKLAPFIKKYLKSAVANGKLIQTKGKGASGSFKLSASAKKEPKPKPSSVEKKTKSKKVSTKKTGATTKKAAGAADKKPKTKKAVATKKTAEKKKTEKAKAKDAKKSGTVKAKTVATKVKPSSAKPKAAKAPKAKPAASAKPKKTVKKAPAPTTAKKPKAKTTAAKK